From Aliarcobacter butzleri, the proteins below share one genomic window:
- the atpG gene encoding ATP synthase F1 subunit gamma, whose translation MANLKEIKLKIGSVKNTQKTTKAMKLVSSAKLTRTRQLSEQARSYAHKINDVLSDIAARVSKVQDDGNIGRSFLQNDNPKTVDIVFVTADKGLCGGFNMATIKTVSRLISEYEAKGTKVRLRAAGRKGVDFFSFQGMTIEQKATDLSSAPDYDRAAEFIHNVVEDFKNEVTDKVVIVYNGFLNMLSQEIRVRDLLPISLDDVKIQDNASMLNIEPEEDEDEVLNELTDKYIDFNMYYALIDSLAAEHSARMQAMEAASKNAKEKVNSLTVEYNKARQAAITTELIEIISGVEALK comes from the coding sequence ATGGCTAACTTAAAAGAGATAAAATTAAAAATAGGTAGTGTTAAAAATACTCAGAAAACAACTAAAGCTATGAAGCTTGTGTCTTCTGCAAAACTTACTCGTACAAGACAATTGTCTGAACAAGCAAGAAGTTATGCACATAAGATAAATGATGTTCTTTCTGATATTGCTGCTAGAGTTAGCAAAGTTCAAGATGATGGAAATATTGGTAGATCATTTTTACAAAATGATAATCCAAAAACAGTTGATATTGTTTTTGTAACTGCTGATAAAGGGCTTTGCGGTGGTTTTAATATGGCAACAATTAAGACTGTTAGTAGATTAATTTCTGAATATGAAGCAAAAGGTACAAAAGTTAGATTAAGAGCTGCTGGAAGAAAAGGTGTTGACTTTTTCTCATTCCAAGGAATGACAATAGAGCAAAAAGCTACTGATTTATCATCTGCACCTGATTATGATAGAGCTGCTGAGTTTATTCATAATGTTGTTGAAGATTTTAAAAATGAAGTTACTGACAAAGTAGTAATTGTTTATAATGGGTTTTTAAATATGCTATCTCAAGAAATTAGGGTTAGAGATTTATTACCAATTAGTTTAGATGATGTTAAAATTCAAGATAATGCTTCTATGTTAAATATTGAACCAGAAGAAGACGAAGATGAAGTTTTAAATGAATTAACTGATAAATATATTGATTTTAATATGTATTACGCTTTAATTGATTCTTTAGCTGCAGAGCATAGTGCTAGAATGCAAGCTATGGAAGCTGCAAGTAAAAATGCGAAAGAAAAAGTTAATAGTTTAACGGTTGAATACAATAAAGCAAGACAAGCTGCAATTACAACAGAGCTGATAGAGATTATCAGTGGTGTTGAAGCATTAAAATAA